The Kribbella amoyensis genomic sequence CATCGACGCGCGGCGGCTGAAGTACGACCGGCACAACCAGCCGAAGGTCGACCGCGAGCACACCATCGAGAACGCGGCCACCGGTGTCGCCCGGCTGACCATGTTCCGGCACGAGCTGGAGGCGATCCAGGCCCGGATGGAGGCCGGCCTGCCGCCGTTGGAGGGCTGGGACGCGGACCGGGTCGCCGCCGCGATCAAGCGGACCCCGGAACGCCGGGTCAGCGCGAGCGAGGTGGTCCGCGACGGCACCGGCGCCGAGGAGTTCCACCCGTACCGGCCGATGGTGGACGCGCTCGCGCAGGCGCGCAAGGACAACGTCGTCGTCGTCCTGACCATGACGGAGAAGGACGGGTCCGAGCAGGTGTACCGGGCGATGCCGGACGGCAGGATGACCGACGACCGGGACGGCAAGGACCGCAAGGACCGCAAGGACGGCAAGGACCCTGACAAGGACTTCGGGGCTGCGTTCGCCACCCTGCACCCGCAGCTGGCCCTGCTCGCCGAGGGCCGGGTCGACCTGCGCGCGCTGTACGACGAAGGCGGGCACAACGGCCGGTTCACCGGTAGCGTGGTGAAGGCCTTGCAGGAGAACGGGATCCCGGCCTCCGCGCTGACGCAGCTCGACCACAAGCTGTCCGCGGCGCACGGGGAGCGGATGGCCGGGCCGGACGGCGCCAAGCCGGGGGTCGGCAAGCACACCAAGGGCAAGACCGGGACCGGATTGGCGGTGCAGTGAGCGACTACGACCCGACGTACGCGATCGCGCGAACCGGAGACGAGACGCTGCTCTACCTGGAGCTGCACCCGTGCCCGGATTGCGGCACGATCGAGACGCCCTGGGAGCACGGCCTGGTGGAGTCCGACGGCGAGCTGGTGATCAGCTACGCCGGTATCTGCGCGACCTGCGGCGCCGAACGTCAGTACCTGTTCGGGCTGCCGGAGACCGAGTCGGTCGGCCCGTTCCCGAACTTCGGCGGGCCGGAGCCGTCCGAGCTGATCGACGCCGGTGAGTGGATGGCCGTCGCGGACCGGGCGGCCGGTTCGGTCCCGGCCGGCGCCGACCTGGCCGGCGACCAGGAGGCCGCCGTGGTCCTGCAGGTGGCCCGGGCCGCGGTCGAGGAAGTACTCAAGTTCGTCCCGGCCGGCGCCGACGCGGTGCCCGACAACGCGTTCTGGACCGACGACGGGCAGGCGGTAAGAGCCGCGGAACCGGGTAGGTTCCGGCTGGAGCGACTACTCGTCGTCAGAGACAGCTACAGCGATACAGGAGCGAATTGATGCTGACCGCACGGACCCTGGCCGAGGCGCAGGTCTACCTGAGCGTGCTCGCCGTGGGCGACGACGCCCCCGAGGCGACCGCGCCGCCGGCCACCACCCGGACCGAGAACGAGGAGAGCTGGACGATCAGCTCCGCGGTCGGCGAGGTGGAGGTCCCGTTCCGGACCGAGGACGAGGCGCGCAAGCTCGGTGAGCGGTTCGGGCTCGGGGTCTCGCTGCTGCTGGACGCCGGGGCCTGGGTCAGCCTCGCCTCCGTCTGGGCCCGGCGCGCCCAGGACGCCGATCTTGAGTACACCGGTCAGCCGGGCCAGAACCGCGAGCGCGTCGAGCTCAACTGGGAGTTCGCCCGCGACGGCCTGGCCGAGGCGCTGAAGTTCCTGCCCGACGGCGCGGACGCGATCCCGGCGGACGCGTTCTGGACCGAGCTCGGGACCAGGGTGTACGAGCAGAACAAGGAGCTGTTCACCCGGGCCAAGCTGACCGAGGACCACGAGTTCTACCGCGACACCCTGGACGACTTCCGGTCGCTCTACGGCGAGGCCTGATCCGGCGGGTCGGTGAGCTCGATCCGGAGCGCGCGGGCGTCCTGACCCGCCTGCTCGAGGACCTTGTGCTTGGGGTCCGGTACGCCGAGGAACGGCGGCCGGACCAACGGCACCAGGTCCTTCAGCCGGGGATCCTCGAGCACGGTGTCGACGGCCTTGCGGTCTCCCCCGCACACCAACGCGTCCAGCTCGGCCCCACCGAGGATCCGTACCGCGACCTCGGTAGCTGCCGCGAACGCCTCCCGGGCCTGGTTGTCCCGCCGCCGCGCATACCGCTGCTGGGACCAGCCGCCCGCCTTCGTCGTGCCCTGGACATGCCGTGACCCGACCTTCGAGTCGGTCAACCGGCTGCCGACGAACACCCCGGCGCCGTACCCGCCTCGCCGGACCAGCAGGACGCCGAGCCGGTGGTCGGCCAGCACATGCGCGACCAGGCCGTCCCGGCTGAGCTCGGTCAACGGCCCGAACGGCACCTCGACGACAGCGACCGCCCCGTCCTCCGCCGACACGGTCAGCCGCTCCGGCGTGACGCCGTACGCCGTGCTGCCGTGCCGCTCGCCGAAGCCGGTGAGCCAGCGATCGAGGCGTTCCGGGGCGACGGAGACGAGACGGGTCACGCGCCGACGGTAACGCACCCGACGTGCCGGTGTGACGGATGCCACCGGCAGATATTCCCAGCTTTAATGAGATACCTGGCGAAAAAGCGATGAATTGCTTGTTAACCTCCCGCGCAAGATGACCGGTGACGCAAAGTGAGCGCTGGTCCGACACGGGGAGAGGTCGGGATTGGCGGCGATCAGCGGAGATGACCCACGGGTCCGCGCGCGAGCCACGCTGGAACTCGCGCTGGGATTCCTGGCGCCCGCGGCGATCGTCCTGCAGGACGGCAGCGTCCGGTTGCGCGATGCGGAGGACCGGCTGGACCGAAAGGTCGTCCGCCGGCTGGACCGCCGGCTCAAGGCCCGGGCCCGCGCGGGCGTCACGGACGACCGGCTGGCCGTCGAGGCGATCGCGTACTTCGGCGCGGAGATCGAGCGGGCCCGCGGGGGCCGGCGCGCCGATGGTGCGACCACGGCGCTCGACCGGCTGCTGGACCGGCGCGACCTGTCCGCCGCGCAGCGTGCCGAGTCGCAGGCCCTGCTCCGCGAGGTGCTGACCGGGAACACGCTGACCAGTTGGCCCGAGCTGAAGCAGTTCATGGACGCCCAGGCTGCTCCGCCGTCGACCGAGCGCAGGTCGCTCGCGGCCGACATTCTCACCGCGGCCCGTTCGCTGAGCCACGACACGGAGACCTACGTCCGCTCGCTCGCGACGCCCGAGGCGCCGTCGACGGGTACGGGGATCGAGGCGCAGTACGACGAGTTCCGCCGGCTCGCCCGGGAGTGGCACGAGCAGGGCGAGGACCGTGGATCGCGGCAGCTCCTGACGATCCAGCACGAGCTCGAGGACCTGGTCATGTCGATCCAGCGCGCGGGCCACCCTGCTCCGGTCCTCCCCTGGGCCGGACCGACCGTCGTCGCCGATCAGGAGTCGCCGTCCGATCCGGCCGAGCGGCTGCGGGAGCAGGTCCGCCGGCAGATCACCAAGCTCGAGTCGGCGGCGTCGGACCACCTCAAGCGGGCCGCGACCCGGGCCGAGAGCTCGGGCGAAGCACGGGGACAGGCCGCGACGCTGTTCGCCACGGCAGACGAGCAGGCGTCGTTGCACGACACAGCCGCCGCGGAACGCGCCCGCCGGTTCCGGGTCCGGGCCGTCGCCCGGGTGCGCGTCGCGGAGCGACATACCCGGATCGCCGAGTCCTGTGTCGCGGCAGCCGACCAGGCCGGAGCGGCTGCCGGCGTGTACCGGACGCTGCTGCGGGCTGCCGACGCGGGCGCTGGTCCCGAGCAACTGGCCGACCTGGCTCGGGACGCGACCCAACAGGTCCGCGCGTACGAGTGGGCCACGGCGGCCACCCTCCCGTCCCCGGACGTCCTGCAGAACGGCCTCCCCTCCGGCCGGCTGCCGCACCTCACCGCGCTCAGCTACGAACTCAACCAGGCGCTCAGGAAGCGGAAGAACTCGTTCCGCTTCACCCCGGACCTCCTGCACCGGACCCTGCGCGGCGAGAGCCGGCGGATCCTGTCGCCGGACGGCATCGTGCTGACGATCGGCAACGACCCGCGCGCGGACGTCAGCGAACTCGTCCAGCTCGAACTGAAGCTCGACCCGGGCGAGCTGCACGAGGTCCTGAACAGCCCGGTCGGCTTCGACGAGGCGCAGGTCGGGCAGGTCGTCCAGGGCGGCTTCAACGTCGCCACCTCCGCCACCGACCGGCTCGGTACCACGGGAGCTGCCGGCCTGCGGTCCGTGACGGACGGACTGCCCGACTCGAGCAAGCTCAAGGCTCTCGCCGAACTGGCCTCACCCGGCGCCGAGGTGGCCGACGACCTCGGGGTGACGGTCACGGGCGGCGCCACCGAGTTCGCCCAGAGCGGTGCTGTCGAGGCGCTGCGGGGCGAGTTCCTCCGTTACCGCTCGCCGCGACCGCGCTGGATCTGGCGGATCCGGGACTCGGCCCTCGCGGACTGGTCCGCCGCTCAGGTCGTCCACTCCGGTGGGGAGCCGGACGCCGGCGCCTTCGACCTCGGGTACAGCCACACCTACACGGTCGGGCCGCCCGGCAACCAGACCAGCCTCGCCGACGTCGGCCTGCCCGAGGAACGCGGCGCGACGTTGCCCGAGCACTTCGTCTCCCGAGCCGACGGGCTGAACGAGCTGTCCGACCGAGCCGTGGCGGAGCTGCGGGTACGACTCGGATCGCTCGACCGGGTCGGTCACGACCGGCTCCGGGGACTGCTGACCGACGACGCCATGATCCGGCTGGACGAGACGACCCGGCCCGGTGGGGTCTGGCGACTGATCACGAACGGCGGCCGGCCGGTCGCGTGGGCGCAACTGGAGAGCGTCGCCGACCTCGATACCGCGGAACTGCTCAGCGACAGTTCCCCCGACCACAAGCTCGAACTGTGGCGGGTCGGGAACTCTGGTGCGTCCGGCGGTCAGACCTTCGCCTCGTCCCGGACGGTCAGCGGTACGGCCGCCACAGCATTGGCGGACATCGGATCGACCAGTACGGACCTGACCCCGGGGGCTCGCGCGGGCCGCAGCAAGGGCGAGGAGGAAGCCAGTACGACGTCCGACGTCGGCAGCCGATGGAGTACCCAGCGGATCGCGCCGACCGTCGGGGTGAAGTTGGGAGTGCGGCACAAGCTGACCGTGCATCGCCTGGACCGCGCCGAGTCGTTCACGGTCGACGGCAGCGGCGACGTCTGCTTGCGGATGGCGGAGCGCGACGCGTTCCGATACGGCCTGCCCGTACCGGACGACGCGCTGAGCCGGGACGCGGACGGCGACCTCCGTCGGGGTGTCGACGGCCGCGTACTGCTGCGCGGCGACCCGCATCCGGCCGAGGCCCCGCCACAGCTCCCTGTGTGGCTCGGCACCGGACCGCGGCAGCTGCGTGGCGCCGGCCCGGCGATGATCCGCGAGCTGAGTGGTGCTGACGACGCGTTGCGGGACCTGCTCCCGCGGCTGTCCAAGCAGTCCCTCATTCCGCCGCTCGACGACTCGGGTCGTCCGCTGCCGGCCAAGTTCGCCGGTCAGGATCCCGCGGTCCTGCTGAGCCAGGCGGAGAACTGGGAGCGCACGCTGCAGCAGCTCGCCAAGCACCGGTTGGAGACCGGGTACGA encodes the following:
- a CDS encoding acVLRF1 family peptidyl-tRNA hydrolase — encoded protein: MTRLVSVAPERLDRWLTGFGERHGSTAYGVTPERLTVSAEDGAVAVVEVPFGPLTELSRDGLVAHVLADHRLGVLLVRRGGYGAGVFVGSRLTDSKVGSRHVQGTTKAGGWSQQRYARRRDNQAREAFAAATEVAVRILGGAELDALVCGGDRKAVDTVLEDPRLKDLVPLVRPPFLGVPDPKHKVLEQAGQDARALRIELTDPPDQASP